ttctaaccaacctctccatcctgatcaaggtggggaacaacaagaataaaatacataacatattaatcaaaacacagtatacattgttaaaattgGAGGAACAGGATTTTGCAAGACAAGCTGGGATTTTATTCTGTCAGGTTATTCTAACTATTAGGTAAAACTACCCAATTTGACTCAATTTTACTTAACGCATAATCTAAATTTATCTCCAGCACTACCTAGTTGGACTTTGCTTCTTTTTCTACCAACCAAGGAACTAGGATGAAGGCAGTTTTGAGTTCGCAGAGGgattatataccgtatttcttcaattgtaagacgccatcgattgtaagacacacactaatttcagtaccaccaacagaaaaaaacacctaagacacacacgcgattctaagacgcaccccatttttagagatgttcatatgggggaaaaagtgcgttgGGTTCTTACTCAGTGGTTTTAGGGTCACTGAAATCTGAAGCATCATATCACCTCTAATACTACTTCTATATCACCTTAAGACCCTGGCCATGCCGACAGCCCAATAGCAACATTGTACCAGCCTCTCCTCCCTGTATTCTTCCTTCCATCTGCTTTTTGAAACATCTTGCCGGATGAAGAATACAGATTGTTTAGATGGCTAATAcattatatggatttttttttcttgtggccAATATGGCTgcctttggtttttaaaaaaaaggtatctAGCAAAAAGTCATGAAGAACAGTATTTTAAACTCTGAATTTATTCTCGGTCTGAAGGATACCCAAGCAGAAAGAATGAACCATCATCGTCTGAACTCCTAATTATTTATGGTTTCACCCAAAGACTATAAAGGGCTCAGTTCCTGAGAGGCTGAAGCCAGGATTCAGAACAAACATTTAGTCCCATCTACCAAATAAAAAAGTTCAGCGAAATTCCTTGCCTATTAATTACTTTTACATCCAGTCGGCTAATCGTGGTAACGTAGTCCAATACTCAAAATAAGAGGTGACCATCCAATGTGCTCAGATTCATTGGCTTAGTTTGACCACTGGAACTGGTAAGTAGCTTAGGATGCTTTgggactgtcttgttttcctaccacctgtaattccagatgaaATTTCCTAAAGTTTTGAAATATTTTACTTCAGTTAATGATCTTAACATTTAGCTATAGACATTAGcacatgccagccttccccagattggttggactacaactcccattagcacaAGACATCATGGCCCGACCTGGGAATGAAGGGAGCTATACTCCCaaatagctggagggcaccacaaTGAACAAGACTGCCATATGCCCTGAAGAACATTTTTGGCTTAAAAGAATTTAGGATGAAACATCTACAATCTCATCTTCCATCATATTCAAACAGCTTGAAAACATGTCTGTTAAACATGAGTGAAGTGAATTTTGAATACCCAATTTTTGTGTGGGTCTGCCAAAATCTACTATCCTTGGAATATCTACTTCCATGCctctgtggtttttttaaaaaaattctacttaTAGTCCCCCCTGTAGCCTAACCACAAGGCCATTGTGAAAGAACTTGGGATCCTACAGAGTCAATTTTTAGAGGGCTGTGAATGGAAAGAAAGGTATACCCCCACCCCCGTGCTGCGCTACAAGCAAAAGTACTTTCCACTCATGCAGTGGGACCTTTATCTACGGTATGCAAAACTAAGCACCCATTTCCACATGCAAACAGCTTTACATGCTTAATTTAAATGTAAGTAAAGTGGGAGAACACAGATATTCAAACTTGTAGCTACCATGTACATCCTCTTACACAATGTAGTCCAAATGGGCCCCATGCTTCTGCAAAACCGATTGCTCAGTTGGAAGCTTCTTGATGGCTCTTTCCCAATACAGCTTAGGACCTGTATTGATTTACCTGCCTCCCACACCCTTTTTGACTTTTTTATATTAAAGTATACATTAAACCATTGCCCCAAGGTTAAGGGAAAGGAAAtacaacaatattttaaaatacttgcCTGGACAAACCACTACTGAATAAAAGCCAAGTAAACAATTGAAGCCAGAACATGCCTTTCCATAATCATATTTGGAAATGTGTCTTGAGGCCAGAATTAAAATAAATCCACACTCAAACGGGATCATATATGAAAGATCCACAATAAGATTTGGTAGCTTTATTTTAATGGAAGTTTGTAGCATAATGCAATTTTGTATAAGCAGCAGAAATTAAGAGTTTAGGGCATATACAAAACCCATTACCCCTTAAATTATGCTTTAGAGCAGCTCCTATGCAGCAAATATAAAGATAACATAAACTGAAGTTTAGTTTACTTGATCATTTCAATCCCCCTCCCAGTAAAACATAATTGGCAATTGTGTCAATTTTCATTGTCCCTGAACATTTTGCTTAAATATTCAAGTAAGGCTACAAGCTCTGGGTTCCCCCCAAGAGATTCAATTTGTTTATAAGCTTCAGACTGAAGTTCTTTTAATGTTTTCCGGGTGTATGCAAAGGAGCCCACATTCTCAAGGTAATGTACACAATATTTTTTTATGTCCACATTTTCAGTCCTCTGTCGCAGAATATTCTGCACCTGTGTGCTTTCTGGCTTAGACCATATAGCGTGGATAGTTGGGAATGAGAACTTCCCCTCAGTTAGGTCTTCACAAAAACTTTTGTTCTCACTATATTCTTTGGAATGCAAGTTTGCATAGTCATCTCTAATTTGGAAGAAGAGCCCAAGGGTATTAAGGAGTGGTTTTAAATCTTTTTTATAAGTGGAGAACAATTGCATGAGCCCCACAGCTAGTCCAAAAAGGCCACCTGTCTTTTGCAGAACCATGgctttatattctgcttctgtaGGACAGGTGTAAGTATCTCTCCAGTAAATATCCAAGCCTTGGCCCTTATGAAGTTCTAGCAATTGACAGGTGAACACTTTTACAGCATCAGGATGATCAAGAGTTAAAACCTTTTGCAAGCCAAGGAAATACACAAAATTTGCGCAGTTTATTACAGATGGTACTCCATAGATGCTATGAGCCACTGGAAAACCTCGTCGTAGCTTTGAATTGTCTTCTATGTCATCTATAAGCAAACTTGCATTGTGCAACATTTCTGTCACTTCAATGATAACctaataaaagagagagaaataatgaaGTCCTGTATTCCACTTTATGCCACTATTTTTCTTCTAACTTAACTGTCTTTATACTCACCAATATCCAATTAGCAGATCTCAATTTCTGCTTCCAACTCACCTGGCAAAATTATCAGTTATATGAAGTTCTCTGTGCTGACAAACAGGCACGAAAATGGTAAATCAACAGAGGGAAAGATTTACTTTCTTCAATCCTCAATACAAGTCAGAGTGTCCTCATTCCCTGAGGTATTTGCCCCTGGTGAATGAATGTCTGCATAAAGGATCACCTGTTCCTATATGCCCTTGTCTTCAAAAGCCATTCTATGGGCATCTGTCTTCAGATGTTAGGCAGGTGGCAACTAAAGataaggccttttctgtggtggcatctCAGCTATGGAATACCTTCTGTGGCAGAACCCACCTGTCACCAATTTTGATGAATTTTAAGCACAGAATGAAAATTTATTTGCATGGGCAAATAAGAACTAATTTCTGCTAATGTTGTTTTATATATGTTGTGTTTTCTGCTGGTTTTACCAATTgaattatgttttattattgctttattttataATTGGAAGCCACCTTGTGAATTCTTAAaatgaaaggcagggtataaagtACTGGGACTTATATAGAAAAGCCCTCACATTGCTCTCCACCTTGCCCCCAAAGTATAAAATGCAAACTTAAGGCTCTCTATCCTGTTGGAAAAAAGTCCGAAATGCTATATTTCTACATGTAGTATAGGATACAGAACACAATTAGTTAGTGTAGACCAGAATAGCAGTTTTACATGCCACACTACTCCAATATAGGTGGAAGTTAGAAAAAGGGAGTTAGTCATATAtgattaaattttaaaaggaatatattcattcattaacTGGCACATCAATTTAACTTGGAGAGTGGAACTCACCTGTAGCTTATCTTCAGGAACATTCAACCAATGATTAAAGGCTTGGGAAAGTTTGGTTCGGACTTGCTTAcctgcaatttaaaaataaaataaaggcattaTCTGGACAAAGTCTAAAGGTTTGTGAAATTCCCAAACCACACTACTTCATTGGTAGCATTTATACTTCACTAGAAACAGTGGTGTatttatgtgctgtgtgtgtTGTTCAAAGTAAGGAAAACCTTGCTATGTAGTTTCACATTGGATATTTCTAAAGTTTAGCAAGGGATATTTCCATAACATGGGGTGAAGTAAGCAATACATTCCTCTGATCTATTTGGAACTAAGTCTCTTCTTATTCAGGACCTTGTGAAGATGTGCTTACCATGTCTCTATGTTAAGACACATGCCCTGGGATTCCATGTTGTTCGTTGCTTTCAGCATTAAGATATCAGGGTGTGGTTTTAATTAGTTATGTTCAGAGCCAAGGCTGTAGACAAGTAAACTAATAAATTAATAGTTCACAACCTGTTCTACCATAATCCACTATTACTGGTCAGCTGTTTGTTCAGCCAATCTTTACATAAGGCAGCTGCATATATTACTACAAGACAGAGGAATGTAGTTCATTAGGATATTTCATCTGCATTTTATTGGTATAATCTGGACTTCATTTTGTAAGTTTACATTCAATAAGTTTGAAAGGCTATTTTTAATTGACTGAAATCTCTTTGGCTAGATTCTGCAGTGCTATGTGCACTACACAATAGTAGTGGTTTTTTTCAGTAGGGGTTTTTTTCAGGCATGTAACAGAGCCtatgacaacacacacacacaccgcccccagACTTCCTACTGCAGCCACAAACCACAACAAAATCTTGGGGACCCTCAAATGGCAGCTGACAGTACAGCCCATTCCAGTTGCAGGAGGAAATGGCTGACGTCCTCGAAGCACTTAAGCATGCATACTTGGTTCTAAGGTCCCATCTCTTAGGAATTTCGAAGTCATGAgatttgaatggggaaaaggtAGTTGAGTTTTTTACTTGATTTTAAGAT
This sequence is a window from Elgaria multicarinata webbii isolate HBS135686 ecotype San Diego chromosome 4, rElgMul1.1.pri, whole genome shotgun sequence. Protein-coding genes within it:
- the GGPS1 gene encoding geranylgeranyl pyrophosphate synthase — protein: MEQVEETSKRILLEPYNYLLQLPGKQVRTKLSQAFNHWLNVPEDKLQVIIEVTEMLHNASLLIDDIEDNSKLRRGFPVAHSIYGVPSVINCANFVYFLGLQKVLTLDHPDAVKVFTCQLLELHKGQGLDIYWRDTYTCPTEAEYKAMVLQKTGGLFGLAVGLMQLFSTYKKDLKPLLNTLGLFFQIRDDYANLHSKEYSENKSFCEDLTEGKFSFPTIHAIWSKPESTQVQNILRQRTENVDIKKYCVHYLENVGSFAYTRKTLKELQSEAYKQIESLGGNPELVALLEYLSKMFRDNEN